A region of Terriglobales bacterium DNA encodes the following proteins:
- the cofC gene encoding 2-phospho-L-lactate guanylyltransferase, translated as MILVPVKNLENAKQRLSPLLDAPERFALAEAMLADVLAAIAGWRARPATAVVTSDSVASALARAHGFEILEETENRSETDAIDMATQLCETRGVAETLVLPGDIPLVTAEELQHMAASVPPQGTLFVPAADGRGTNAVWRRPAALFPLRFGNDSFLPHRRAAEASGLPVVVLKLEGIGLDVDRPSDLAALLASQHDCRTLRLLRSWCLQERLLAARGA; from the coding sequence ATGATTCTGGTCCCGGTCAAGAATCTGGAGAACGCCAAGCAGCGGCTTTCGCCGTTGTTGGATGCCCCCGAACGCTTCGCTCTGGCGGAAGCCATGCTGGCCGACGTGCTCGCGGCTATCGCCGGCTGGCGGGCACGGCCCGCCACGGCGGTGGTCACCAGCGATTCGGTTGCGAGCGCGTTGGCACGGGCACACGGTTTCGAGATCCTCGAGGAAACCGAAAACCGCAGCGAGACGGACGCCATCGACATGGCCACGCAACTGTGCGAGACGCGGGGCGTTGCGGAAACACTGGTCCTGCCCGGGGATATCCCGTTGGTCACCGCCGAGGAGTTGCAGCATATGGCGGCGAGCGTTCCACCGCAGGGAACGCTCTTCGTTCCTGCAGCAGATGGCCGCGGCACCAATGCCGTGTGGCGGCGTCCCGCAGCGTTGTTTCCGTTGCGCTTCGGGAATGACAGCTTCCTGCCGCACCGGCGTGCGGCCGAAGCGAGCGGCCTGCCCGTGGTGGTCTTGAAGCTGGAAGGAATCGGCCTGGATGTGGACCGCCCCTCCGACCTGGCTGCGTTGCTCGCATCACAGCACGACTGCCGCACGCTGCGTCTGCTGCGCTCCTGGTGCCTTCAGGAGCGCTTGCTGGCGGCGCGAGGGGCGTGA